In Chaetodon trifascialis isolate fChaTrf1 chromosome 8, fChaTrf1.hap1, whole genome shotgun sequence, the DNA window aaatatttgcctttttttctgtttgtttttggctgttTGCGGATTTCTTTCAGCTTTAAGACAAACAGCATAAACTGACTGATGAGCGGTCTTTCCAGTCCTACAGAGACCACACGGGGCCAGACACACTGAATTTACAGCATCTGATGACGCcgatgaaaacatttcaacacaGGAACAAAAAGTTTTAGTTTGTATAAAATGTGATTGACATCTGAAGGTCGTAGAtgctttgtcttcctctgtggacAGAGACCCCCACCTCACTTCTACGAGTCTGACACTTTCTGAATTTTGATCTGACTTGTGTGATTCAACAGTTATTATCAGTATATAAATTATTTTGTCAACACAATAGTGATAATACGTCCAAAACTCGAAGTTTTTTCTCatcaaaagtccaaaaaatcTGAATCTTACAAAGATACTAACAAGAGAAAAGTATATTTCTAGAAACTGGAACTGTTGAAAAAAGACTCGATtaataaaacagcagctgattgaTTATCTGTTGATTGACTAATGGATTAATTGACTTATTATCTCAGCTGTGATCATGAGTGCAGCCCGGTCATGAAGGGTTTAAGGTCAGACACTCTCCTCATCCTCGGCTGTGCTTCGTGTTCAAccaatattagcatgctaacacgctaggGAGAAAACATACCAAAAACAGAGTTTGTTACTTTATGTTGGAGGCTCAAACTCAGCCCATCATAAGTCTTTACTTTACTGCTCTTTGATTTCTGAGTAATTTCGGACCAGTCACAGCTGAAATAAGCTGTGTTCAATCAGTACGTGTGAGATCACTGTTAGCAGACGTTGGAGAGTCTGCAGCGCCGCAGCTCAGCTGAACATGGACACGGCCAAAAGAAGCTTATTGTGCTGTAGATATACTGTGCGTCAGGTCTGAGCACTGATTCATTCATCAGATTTATTGAACTCTCCAATGTGAATATGGATATGTGCATCGTAAATGCAGTCGAGTCGGACTCTAAACGTCTGAACGTCGTGTCTGACGGCTGTGTGTTATCAGTGACCTCgagctgcacacactgatggGTGTTTCCCTTATCTTATGTCTGAACAATCCTCCCCTCACATGCTCAGAGACCTgcgggtgtgtgggtgtgtgtgtgtgggtgtgtgtgtgtgtgtgtgtgtgtgtgtgtgtgtgtgtgtgcgcgcgtgcacgtGTGTAGCTGACCTTTCTAATTCATTTTCCAGGTGAGGCTTCAAACGCAGCCCAAAGCCTCCTGTGCTCAGTATGTGCTCTACACAGGAACATATGACTGCTTCCGTAAGACGGTATCCAAAGaggtaaacacacacgcgcacgcacacacacacacacacacactcaaaatgtgaATCAGTGCATGTTTTGATGAACTCCTGCTCCGTGAACGTGAGCTCATTGGCTGTTGGagataaacagctggtggagcagCGAGATGACGTCATTCAAAGAGCTCCAGTCAAAGCTCAAGTGATCGAAAACATGATCGCCAGTTTAAGATAattgatgtgtgtgcatgtgtgtgcgtgtgtgtgtgtgtgtgtgtgtgtgcgtgtgtgtgtgtgtgtgtgtgtgtgtccagggtATCCTCGGCCTCTATAAAGGTATGGGGGCTCCTCTGGCGGGCGTGGCTCCTATGATGGCCATCAGTTTCTTTGGGTTCGGCCTGGGAAAACAGCTCCAGCAGACAGACCCTGATAAACCCCTAACGTATGtaagcgcgcacacacacacacacacacacacacacacgcacgcacacacactcagaactGTAGAGTCTCTTTTCCAGTGTGTTTATAATACCTGGAATACAAGCTCTATATATAAGCATTCCTCTGTGGCCCTCCCCTCTGCTATCATTGGTGTGTTTGAAGCCTCACGCCCCCTTGACACCCCCTCTACACCCCCATGCTCATGTTACCGTGCCATCTCCCACCGCCCCTGTTCTCAGCTCCTTTTATCAGGactccatcctcctctgtctATATTTATATGTGCCAGTGTCACGTGTGCTGGAGACCACTGGTAGCCTCACACCAGAGGGATTTTTGCTCCTCGTGTTTCTCAAAACCACCTTGACTGTAAAGCCCTCCGCTGAGGGGGCAGCGCtgcaccccctcctcccccagcgCAGCGCTCCATGCACCTTGCTTTCGGTTAAGTTTGCCTGGAGAGGATGAGCGTGCTAAAGGCTGTTTTGCCTTAGCAAACATAATTAGCAAActtaacaatgctaacatgctaaacattacacctgcttaGTATtaacatgctagcattgtcattgtgcacatgttagcatgctgatgttagcatttagcacaaagtAATGGTTCAATGAAAGTGGAGCCGATAGCATATTTCAAAGCTGCTCTAACCAATAATTTCATCAAAGCAGCGACTGCGCGTCCTGTGAAAGGCTTCAGTGTGATTTTCTGCGGACTCTGTGGGACGCTCAGCTCTCTCAAAGTGACTCTGTTCTGTTCTATTCAGGCACACTCAAATATTCTTGTCTGGCTGTCTGGCAGGCGTCTTCACGACAGTGATTGTGGCTCCAGGAGAGAGAATCAAATGTTTACTGcaggtgaagtgtgtgtgcgtgtgtgtgcgtgtgtgtgcgtgtgtgtgtgtgtgtgtgtgtgtgtgtgtgtaaccatcAGTGTTAAGTAGTTGATGCAAACAATGTTTGGATCATCATCGTTCATTGGATGTGAAATAAGTTACTGTTGTATTTTCAGTGGATCTCATTTGAACTGTTGATTCTtctcattctggatcaatctgctgatcattttctccattgatCGACCAATcgtttgctttggaaacattgtgaaaatagtgagaaatgtggtcacaatgagcccaaagtgacgccttcacatgtttgtttggtccaaccaacagtccaaagctccacattaCAAACACATCAGACCATTGAGATCATTGTAAGCAGCAAATAAAACATAGTCACAGTCTGGAACTCAAGATACTTGTTTACTCTCTGTATGCTTTCTACGTACTCTGGATAACATGAATGAAAGTACTTAGAGTACTGTGTTCTCCAGGTGCAGGCCAGCAGTGGCAAGTCGAGGTACTCAGGTCCACTGGACTGTGCGGTCAGGCTCTATAAGGAGCAGGGGATCCGCAGTGTGTACAGAGGGACTGTGCTGACCCTCATCAGAGGtacacgagtgtgtgtgtgtgtgtgtgtgtgtgtgtgtgtgtgtgtgtgtgtgtgtgtgtgtgtgtgtgtgtgtgtgtgtgtgtttaaaaagtaCTTGGATGCTTTTCTCAAGTAAAAGCACACAAGTAtttgcatcaaaatatacttaaagtaccagAGTATAAGTGCTCATATTGCAAAATAATGTTCATCATGTTATTAGGTTATAATTATTGATAATATTATTGATCACTTCAATGATGCAGAGAGTGAAAGTGGAGCTTATTTTAACGCCTCGTGTACTGCTGGATATCTTAACCTATAATAATACATGAGTATTTATTAGTTGATTTGTACTTTGTCTGATTAATCAAAATCTGCAACATAAATAGTAactgagataagataagataagataagataagataagataagataagataagacgtGATGTATATTGGcaaacataaataacacagtAGTGCAAAGAGCAGGTTTGTGCTCCATTAGattaaatgatgctggagttaaacagcaGCTTTAGTGTAATGAGTGAAGTGTAAAGTACCATAAAACATGTACTTCCTGTGTTAATGTACTTCTGTCTGTAAGTGTCAGTTTATAACTGGGTTTACTGGTGTGACTGTTGCATCCAAAGGGCAGAGCAGACTCACAGCctggtctctgtctctctctcagatgtGCCTTCTAATGGTCTGTACTTCCTGACGTATGAATACCTGAAAAACTTCCTGACTCCGGAGGGTCAAAGGTGAGTAACTAGAACCTGGTAACTAttctgtgaaaacatgaaacgATGTTTGAGCTTCTCAGatgtttgctttgctgcttttccttcgaatgatttgaatgtgtttgtaattATGAAGGTTATGAAGTTGAAGTATCTGTGACGTCTTGTAAAGCTCACCTGTGATGTCTCACCACGTGTGTCttcatctgtcagtgtttctcagctcAGCACTCCAAACATCCTCCTGGCCGGTGGCGTAGCAGGGATATTAAACTGGACCATCGCTCTTCCTCCAGACGTCCTCAAGTCCAACTTCCAGACAGGTGAGTCAGTCAGAGACTAAAGCTCCACGCTGAGCTCTGAAGAACTCGCTGTGATACGTGTACCtgcctgctcacacacacacacacacacacacacacacacacacacacacacacaccagcatgtatgtatgttgtaCTTGTTACCACAGAAGCACAGGTCAGGTGTCACTGGCTGTTACAGGTGTGTGCGCatgcgcgtatgtgtgtgtgtgtgtgtgtgtgtgtgtgtgtgtgtgtgtgtgtgtgtgtgtgtgtgtgtgtgtgtgtgtgtgtgtgtgtgtgtgtgtgtgtgtgtgtgtgtgtgtacagctgcAGATGGGAAGTACAGAGGTCTAGTGGACGTCTTGAGAACGCTGCTCAGAGAAGAAGGACCCACCGCACTCTATAAGGGATTCAACGCCGTCTTCCTGCGAGCCTTCCCTGCCAACGCGGTCAGTCTGTGTTCTCGTGTCAGTCATGTTTCTGCTCCTCGGCTGCCTGATAACCACAAGCTGCAGCGCCGCCTTCCCTCCTGTTCTCACTGAAACACctcgttctctctcttcttcctccctcaggCCTGTTTTTTGGGGTTTGAGGTGGCTTTGAAAGGACTGAACGCGCTCGCTCCCAGCTGGTGAAATGAGTTTGTAAGTGCAGAGTGTGAACGTGGCCACCGGTCTGGACCGGCCTCTCGTGGACGTCACACCTGCTTCTCTGTGCCATAAACTGTGCTACAGGTGTTCTGCATCTTTGGTCACGTGTCAGGATGTAGTGTAATTATTGTATTCTTAAAGTGAGTTACATTTTTTAAGAAGTCATCTTTTGTAATCAAGGTTGTACCCTCACTCAGTGTGAgtacaacataaacacacatatcaATGTATGATTTTGAGCTGGGGtgtgaatatgaatatgttttttGGCAGGTCGGTCAGAGCCATGTGTTTGCAAACTGTTTGTAAtatttgtaaaatgtcagaTAATTGTCAGTTTAGAAGGtttgaacatgtttttattctgcACGCTCTGCCGACAGTCACTATTTATTTCTGCTGGGTGAAGGTTTGTTTGGGGGAGTTTTCTAAGCTTTGTGATTAAAGAGCTCTGAATTATAAATATAAAGAGAGTGAGTGTCCACTACTTTGAGATCATTTGTCATATGATAATACCCACAAACAGCACAATAGACATAAATGATCAGGCTCTCTTGTATATGTCAACTGTTGAGTCCTGTGTGTAAGGTGATGTGATACTCACACACCTGGTGAAGAGTATTTCAGTGTAGGAATACTGGCTGCTTTCTACTACTTGTATTCAGTACAGTGGGGTCACATTTGACTATATTTCTGTGTACTGTTTATATTAAACTACTATTGATGAAGGAAGGGCAAGCAGACTCGACATGTCCAGAGAAATCCTTCTTTGTGCTCATAACTGATGTGTGCTGTCAAACAGATTTCACACTGGatgattttcagttttcacactcacactctcactaAGCAGCACCTGAAATTCAGGCGTCACATCGAGGCCTGCAACTAAAGGTTATTTTCATGAgtaattaatctgcagattgtGTTATGAAATGGTTTATATGAAGTGTTTATATACATGTTTAAGAGTAAGCTATATGTAACACATCTAATGGTGGTGCCATATTCAGTTTGTATTCAATtctaatgaaatgaaatgtaaaaataaatgtt includes these proteins:
- the LOC139334995 gene encoding mitochondrial carnitine/acylcarnitine carrier protein isoform X1, yielding MGEEARVSPLKNFVAGGVAGACLLLAGHPLDTIKVRLQTQPKASCAQYVLYTGTYDCFRKTVSKEGILGLYKGMGAPLAGVAPMMAISFFGFGLGKQLQQTDPDKPLTHTQIFLSGCLAGVFTTVIVAPGERIKCLLQVQASSGKSRYSGPLDCAVRLYKEQGIRSVYRGTVLTLIRDVPSNGLYFLTYEYLKNFLTPEGQSVSQLSTPNILLAGGVAGILNWTIALPPDVLKSNFQTAADGKYRGLVDVLRTLLREEGPTALYKGFNAVFLRAFPANAACFLGFEVALKGLNALAPSW
- the LOC139334995 gene encoding mitochondrial carnitine/acylcarnitine carrier protein isoform X2; this encodes MGEEARVSPLKNFVAGGVAGACLLLAGHPLDTIKVRLQTQPKASCAQYVLYTGTYDCFRKTVSKEGILGLYKGMGAPLAGVAPMMAISFFGFGLGKQLQQTDPDKPLTHTQIFLSGCLAGVFTTVIVAPGERIKCLLQASSGKSRYSGPLDCAVRLYKEQGIRSVYRGTVLTLIRDVPSNGLYFLTYEYLKNFLTPEGQSVSQLSTPNILLAGGVAGILNWTIALPPDVLKSNFQTAADGKYRGLVDVLRTLLREEGPTALYKGFNAVFLRAFPANAACFLGFEVALKGLNALAPSW